Proteins encoded within one genomic window of Peptococcaceae bacterium 1198_IL3148:
- the nrdR gene encoding transcriptional regulator NrdR produces the protein MRCPFCSYPDSRVLDSRPADDGQAIRRRRECIQCNRRFTTYERVDEIPLVVVKRDGRREVYDHSKLLRGLIKACEKRPLAVSQLEKLVSDIEKEIRNQMVTEVSSTKLGEMVLNWLRHEDEVAYVRFASVYRDFQGVESFMQELERLNKE, from the coding sequence TTGCGTTGTCCTTTTTGCTCGTATCCTGACAGTCGAGTATTGGATTCTCGTCCTGCCGATGACGGACAGGCCATCCGTCGCCGCCGAGAATGTATCCAATGCAACAGACGTTTTACCACCTACGAAAGGGTGGATGAAATACCACTGGTGGTGGTAAAGAGGGATGGTCGTAGGGAAGTTTATGATCATAGCAAGTTGCTGCGCGGATTAATTAAAGCTTGCGAAAAGAGACCGTTAGCAGTTAGTCAGTTGGAAAAATTAGTTTCTGACATTGAAAAAGAAATTCGCAACCAAATGGTCACAGAGGTGAGCAGCACCAAGTTGGGAGAAATGGTGCTGAATTGGTTACGACATGAAGATGAGGTGGCCTACGTTCGGTTTGCTTCGGTTTATCGGGACTTTCAGGGCGTAGAGAGCTTTATGCAAGAATTGGAACGATTGAACAAAGAATAA
- the nrdG gene encoding anaerobic ribonucleoside-triphosphate reductase activating protein, whose product MKKVRVAGITKSSVVDGLGIRTVVFFQGCPRHCPGCHNEDTIPFAGGQEMTVSQLAAEINNSISPMTKGITFSGGDPLAQPEALVEVIEILRQQQPNLDIWVYTGYTFEEVQDNPVMKVIDVLVDGPFIQAQRDISLAFRGSTNQRLIDMPKTLAAGKLVLLQLDTE is encoded by the coding sequence ATGAAAAAAGTACGAGTGGCAGGCATTACCAAAAGTAGTGTGGTGGATGGACTGGGAATTCGTACGGTGGTGTTCTTTCAGGGCTGTCCCCGGCATTGCCCGGGGTGTCACAACGAGGATACCATCCCCTTTGCAGGGGGGCAGGAAATGACAGTTTCCCAATTGGCAGCAGAAATAAATAATTCAATCAGTCCAATGACTAAGGGCATTACCTTTTCTGGTGGTGATCCACTGGCCCAGCCTGAAGCTTTGGTTGAGGTGATTGAAATCTTAAGACAACAACAACCAAACTTAGATATCTGGGTGTATACCGGTTATACCTTTGAGGAAGTGCAGGATAATCCGGTTATGAAAGTGATTGATGTGCTGGTGGATGGCCCCTTCATTCAAGCCCAGCGGGACATTTCCCTAGCCTTTCGGGGCTCCACCAATCAAAGATTGATTGATATGCCCAAGACGTTAGCTGCCGGTAAATTGGTGCTGTTGCAACTGGACACAGAATAA
- a CDS encoding response regulator transcription factor, whose protein sequence is MSKKILVVDDEENILELLKFNLEREGYQVITAKDGNRALELVRSEKPDLMLLDVMLPEIDGLTLCRTINSDAETKEIPIIMLSARGEELDKVLGLEMGADDYITKPFSPRELVARVKARLRRHNVDAASKDVVYSNKLSIGGLVIDEDRFAVTINGYKQDLTPKEFELLRFLARHPGKVFSRDYLLEKIWGYDYTGDSRTVDVHIRHIRQKFEEAPESPQLIETVRGVGYRFKEV, encoded by the coding sequence ATGTCCAAGAAAATACTGGTTGTGGATGATGAAGAAAATATCTTAGAATTATTAAAGTTTAATCTGGAACGGGAAGGTTATCAGGTGATCACTGCAAAGGATGGCAACAGAGCGTTGGAATTAGTGCGTAGTGAAAAACCAGACTTGATGCTACTGGATGTAATGTTGCCAGAGATTGATGGCTTAACCCTTTGCCGCACTATCAATAGCGATGCAGAAACCAAAGAAATACCCATAATTATGTTAAGTGCCCGGGGGGAAGAACTGGATAAAGTGCTGGGGCTAGAGATGGGTGCTGACGATTATATTACTAAACCCTTTTCACCACGGGAGCTGGTGGCTCGGGTAAAGGCTCGCCTGCGTCGTCATAACGTTGATGCGGCCAGTAAAGATGTTGTTTACTCAAATAAGTTATCCATTGGCGGCTTAGTAATTGATGAAGATCGCTTTGCTGTGACCATCAATGGATATAAACAAGACTTGACACCGAAAGAATTTGAACTATTGCGCTTTTTAGCCCGCCATCCAGGCAAAGTATTTTCTAGGGATTATTTGTTGGAAAAAATTTGGGGTTATGACTACACCGGAGATTCCAGGACGGTAGATGTGCACATCCGCCACATTCGCCAGAAGTTTGAAGAAGCGCCGGAGTCACCGCAATTAATTGAAACGGTACGGGGTGTTGGTTACAGATTCAAGGAGGTTTAA
- the nrdD gene encoding anaerobic ribonucleoside-triphosphate reductase, protein MTFKMIRKRDGREVPFDEAKITDAIFKSARAVGGEDRTLAMELTIEVLKYLKKKYNGNIFGVEDVQDAVEKVLIEEGHARTAKAYILYRAKRTNIRESRSDLMDAVEEILEETSKENANVSNSPSAKMLQIASAASKQYYLTRLIPEDMALAHKRGDIHIHDLDFYGKTLTCIQIPLARLLKEGFNTGHGYIRPPKRPTSATALAAIILQSSQNDMHGGQSFAFFDRDMAEFVKDADDFETYQAMEALIYNLNSMHSRAGAQVPFSSLNVGTETSEDARKVTRNLLLAYEAGLGRGENPIFPNIIFRLKEGVNLNPGDPNYDLFKLALRVAAKRLNPSFSFMDSSFNSEFGDQVSYMGCRTRVMANRRGPAVTDGRGNLSFTTINLPRIAIKAERDIKKFYRLLNDTIDLTKRQLYHRYQVQAALKVKDMPFVMGQGLYIDSKSLRPNDTIEEAIKHGTLSVGFIGLAETLTALIGVHHGQSEEAQALGQDIVSFMRKKIDEACEEYDLNFTLLATPAEGLSGRFIKIDRKEFGVIPGVTNKDYYTNSFHVPVHFSINAFDKIALEGPYHKYCNAGHISYVELPSPPTHNTEAMEAIVRFMKESDMGYAAINFPVDFCTGCNLTGVIDEDNCPRCGSPSIRRVRRITGYLSTVDRFNDSKLAELKDRVEHNL, encoded by the coding sequence ATGACGTTTAAAATGATCAGGAAAAGAGACGGCCGGGAAGTTCCCTTTGATGAAGCCAAAATTACCGATGCTATTTTTAAATCGGCCCGTGCCGTTGGTGGTGAAGATCGCACCTTGGCAATGGAATTAACCATTGAGGTGCTTAAATATCTGAAAAAGAAATATAACGGCAATATTTTCGGGGTAGAAGATGTTCAAGATGCAGTGGAAAAGGTGTTGATTGAAGAGGGCCACGCCCGTACTGCCAAAGCTTACATTTTGTATCGAGCAAAACGTACTAACATCCGGGAATCCCGCAGTGACTTGATGGATGCGGTGGAAGAAATTCTGGAAGAAACCAGTAAAGAAAATGCCAATGTTAGCAACTCACCCTCGGCAAAAATGTTACAAATCGCCAGTGCGGCCAGCAAACAATATTACTTAACCCGCTTAATTCCAGAGGATATGGCCTTGGCCCACAAACGTGGAGATATACATATTCACGATCTGGATTTTTATGGCAAAACCTTGACCTGCATACAAATTCCTTTGGCTAGACTACTCAAGGAAGGATTCAACACCGGTCACGGCTATATTAGACCACCAAAACGTCCCACATCAGCAACAGCATTGGCAGCAATTATTCTACAGAGTTCACAAAATGATATGCACGGTGGCCAGTCCTTTGCTTTCTTTGATCGGGATATGGCGGAGTTTGTTAAGGATGCTGACGATTTTGAAACTTACCAAGCGATGGAAGCGTTAATATATAATCTAAACTCAATGCACAGTCGGGCCGGCGCCCAAGTACCTTTTTCATCCCTCAACGTAGGTACCGAAACATCCGAAGATGCCCGCAAAGTTACCCGCAACCTACTATTGGCATACGAGGCTGGTTTGGGACGGGGTGAAAACCCAATCTTCCCCAATATCATCTTCCGCCTGAAAGAGGGAGTGAACTTAAACCCAGGGGACCCCAACTACGATTTATTCAAATTGGCCTTAAGGGTAGCAGCTAAGCGCCTTAACCCAAGCTTTAGTTTTATGGATAGCTCCTTTAACAGTGAGTTTGGCGATCAAGTCAGTTATATGGGTTGCCGTACCAGAGTAATGGCTAACCGCAGAGGGCCAGCGGTGACCGATGGTCGGGGTAACCTGTCCTTTACCACCATTAATTTGCCTCGGATAGCTATTAAAGCAGAAAGGGACATTAAAAAATTCTACCGCTTGCTGAACGATACCATTGATTTGACCAAACGTCAACTTTACCATCGCTATCAGGTACAGGCGGCACTAAAGGTCAAAGACATGCCCTTTGTTATGGGTCAGGGTTTGTATATTGATTCAAAGAGTTTAAGACCAAATGATACCATTGAAGAGGCCATTAAACATGGCACATTGTCCGTTGGCTTTATTGGTTTGGCAGAAACCCTAACTGCTTTAATTGGTGTTCACCATGGTCAAAGTGAAGAGGCCCAGGCCCTTGGTCAAGATATTGTGTCCTTTATGCGTAAAAAAATAGATGAAGCCTGTGAAGAATACGATTTGAACTTTACTCTGTTGGCGACACCGGCAGAGGGTTTATCTGGACGGTTTATCAAGATTGACCGCAAAGAGTTTGGCGTCATCCCTGGTGTAACCAACAAAGATTATTACACCAACTCATTCCATGTACCGGTTCATTTCTCTATTAATGCCTTTGACAAAATTGCATTAGAGGGACCGTACCACAAGTACTGTAATGCAGGCCATATCAGTTATGTAGAATTACCCAGCCCACCAACCCATAATACCGAGGCCATGGAAGCCATCGTGCGGTTTATGAAGGAATCTGACATGGGTTATGCGGCCATTAACTTCCCAGTGGATTTTTGCACCGGTTGTAATTTGACCGGAGTAATTGACGAAGATAATTGTCCCCGCTGTGGTTCACCATCTATTCGTCGGGTAAGAAGGATCACCGGTTACCTCAGTACTGTCGATCGGTTTAATGACAGTAAATTGGCAGAACTGAAAGACCGAGTGGAGCACAACCTGTAA
- the sigG gene encoding RNA polymerase sporulation sigma factor SigG gives MLVNKVEICGVNTSKLPVLTSSQMRALFEAMHNGDADARNRLINGNLRLVLSVIQRFTNRGECVDDLFQVGCIGLMKAIDNFDLGQNVKFSTYAVPMIIGEIRRYLRDNNPIRVSRSLRDVAYKALQVRDSLVNKHSREPSINEIASALNIPREDIVFALDAIQEPISLFEPIYHDGGDPIFVMDQISDDKNLDLSWLEGISIRDALSRLNDREKHILTLRFFEGKTQMEVAEEIGISQAQVSRLEKAALGHMRKHV, from the coding sequence ATGCTGGTCAACAAAGTAGAAATCTGCGGTGTTAACACTTCAAAACTCCCTGTACTTACAAGCAGTCAGATGCGCGCTTTGTTTGAGGCCATGCATAACGGCGATGCCGATGCACGTAACCGGCTTATCAATGGTAACCTCAGGTTGGTTCTAAGCGTTATTCAACGCTTTACCAATCGTGGTGAATGTGTGGACGACTTGTTTCAGGTAGGTTGTATCGGTTTGATGAAAGCAATCGATAATTTTGATTTAGGTCAAAATGTTAAGTTCTCCACCTATGCAGTACCAATGATTATAGGTGAAATTAGGCGGTATTTAAGGGACAACAATCCAATTAGGGTAAGTAGGTCATTAAGAGATGTGGCATATAAGGCACTACAGGTGAGGGATTCCTTGGTAAACAAACATTCCCGGGAACCTTCCATTAATGAAATCGCCAGTGCGTTGAATATCCCCCGGGAGGATATTGTCTTTGCGCTGGATGCTATTCAAGAGCCAATTTCCCTTTTTGAGCCCATTTATCACGATGGTGGCGATCCCATTTTTGTAATGGATCAAATCAGTGATGATAAAAATTTAGATCTAAGTTGGCTAGAGGGAATTTCCATTAGAGATGCGCTCAGCAGGCTTAATGACCGGGAAAAGCACATTTTAACTTTGCGGTTCTTTGAGGGGAAAACCCAAATGGAAGTGGCTGAAGAGATTGGTATATCCCAAGCCCAGGTTTCCAGATTGGAAAAGGCGGCCTTAGGTCATATGCGAAAACATGTTTAA
- the sigE gene encoding RNA polymerase sporulation sigma factor SigE, producing the protein MGNLNQIRLVMRLTITRFLRWLGQDPEVHYVGSSEALPPPLTSDEETNLIQQLELGDGSVRSILIERNLRLVVYIARKFENTGVGIEDLVSIGTIGLIKAVNTFDPQKKIKLATYASRCIENEILMHLRRNNKTKSEVSFDEPLNIDWDGNELLLSDVLGTENDVIYKYIEEEVDKKLLHLALQKLNGRERKIMELRFGLNNCEEKTQKEVADLLGISQSYISRLEKRIIRRLQKEIHRME; encoded by the coding sequence TTGGGGAACCTAAATCAAATTAGATTGGTGATGAGACTAACTATAACGCGGTTCCTGCGTTGGTTGGGGCAAGATCCTGAGGTGCATTATGTTGGCAGCAGTGAAGCACTGCCACCGCCTCTCACTTCAGATGAGGAAACCAACTTAATACAGCAGTTGGAACTGGGTGATGGATCAGTTAGAAGCATATTGATAGAGCGCAATTTAAGATTGGTGGTCTACATAGCCCGTAAATTTGAGAATACTGGTGTGGGCATTGAGGACTTAGTTTCCATTGGTACCATTGGCTTAATTAAAGCAGTAAATACCTTTGATCCCCAAAAAAAAATAAAACTGGCCACTTACGCTTCCCGTTGTATTGAGAACGAAATATTAATGCATTTAAGACGTAACAATAAAACCAAGTCAGAGGTATCCTTTGATGAACCGCTGAATATCGACTGGGATGGCAATGAACTGTTGTTGTCGGATGTTTTAGGAACAGAAAATGATGTTATTTACAAATATATTGAAGAGGAAGTGGATAAAAAGCTATTGCATTTAGCGCTCCAAAAATTAAATGGTCGAGAGAGAAAAATTATGGAATTGCGTTTTGGATTAAATAATTGTGAAGAAAAAACCCAGAAGGAAGTGGCTGATTTACTGGGTATTTCGCAGTCCTATATCTCCAGATTAGAGAAGAGAATTATCAGAAGACTGCAGAAGGAAATCCACCGGATGGAATAG
- the spoIIGA gene encoding sigma-E processing peptidase SpoIIGA, protein MTKVVYLDIVLVGNLVMNFLILWSTAKFAKLHPGRWRLLLGAVVGSIYTLTVFIPELYALLHWICKLTISILMVLITFGMLPGRQLLATLFYFYLSSFGLGGLVFGSMYFMQSVGYNDQIFTFSQLIKNYFWHGILLAIIIILIIGQWGSLVHRKRVWQQQFKRDVTIKISDQQVQLQGLLDTGNGLTDPLTGLPVMVVEYQAVKPILPMEIKQLYESKQHADYIQVQQAVTASAWATQVCFIPFQSLGKKNGLLLGVRPDEVRIKVGNQVVSTTKVIVAIHQGELSTDNGYQALLHPELMKVAC, encoded by the coding sequence ATGACTAAAGTGGTTTACCTCGATATTGTCTTGGTAGGTAACCTAGTAATGAATTTTTTGATATTGTGGTCCACTGCTAAGTTTGCCAAACTACACCCCGGCCGCTGGCGATTATTGTTAGGCGCAGTGGTGGGGTCAATTTATACATTGACTGTTTTTATTCCAGAGTTATACGCTTTGTTGCACTGGATTTGCAAATTGACAATATCGATTTTAATGGTGTTAATTACCTTTGGCATGTTACCGGGTCGCCAATTACTGGCAACGTTATTTTACTTTTACCTATCATCCTTTGGGCTTGGCGGTTTAGTATTTGGTTCAATGTATTTTATGCAATCAGTTGGTTATAATGACCAAATTTTTACTTTCAGTCAACTGATAAAAAATTATTTTTGGCATGGTATTTTGCTGGCAATCATTATTATTTTGATCATTGGCCAATGGGGCTCACTGGTACACCGAAAAAGAGTGTGGCAACAGCAATTTAAAAGGGATGTAACCATTAAAATTTCAGACCAACAAGTGCAACTTCAGGGTCTTTTGGACACAGGCAATGGGTTAACAGATCCATTAACCGGCTTGCCTGTGATGGTGGTTGAATACCAAGCTGTAAAACCAATATTGCCCATGGAGATTAAACAACTTTATGAGTCTAAACAACATGCCGATTATATTCAGGTGCAGCAGGCGGTGACAGCTTCAGCTTGGGCAACCCAAGTCTGTTTTATTCCCTTTCAATCCCTTGGTAAAAAAAATGGATTATTGCTGGGTGTCAGGCCTGATGAAGTGAGGATTAAAGTTGGTAACCAGGTTGTTTCTACAACCAAAGTAATAGTTGCTATTCATCAGGGTGAGTTATCCACTGATAATGGGTATCAGGCATTACTACACCCCGAGCTAATGAAAGTGGCTTGTTGA
- a CDS encoding MBL fold metallo-hydrolase: MRVKFLGAAQMVTGSCFLLEVGSSKILIDCGLFQGPKEIKERNYRNFPIPPSSIDFILLTHAHIDHSGLIPKLIKHGFSGRIIATSATVDLCEVMLPDCGHIQEMECERKNRKNRRSGRRLIEPIYTAEDGARALRYFERVKYGDIIPITPEVTVRFIDAGHIFGSSMIEIWVKEGQEETKLLFSGDIGNYDQPFINNPSLVFNADYVFMESTYGNRRHKNSHNKAEMLAQAIRDTYKKGGNLVIPAFAVGRTQDIVYEIAELQRNGEIPILPIYIDSPMAIRTTQIFDRHPNIYDTETTQLISEGNHPLRLKNLSFTITADESRELNMKSDCNIIISASGMCDAGRIKHHLRHNLWRPESTILIVGYQAIGTLGRRLVEGEKHVRIHGEEVVVRAEIRNIDGYSAHADQNGLLAWLKHFKKQPRKVFLVHGETEAAENLAGLIKQQLNIPVLIPEYLQEVELTTTEMLNAAMLQQTYQTVANKLEKYLQTGGQPENNEVLFSHLKQLERWLDSAV; the protein is encoded by the coding sequence TTGCGAGTTAAATTTCTAGGTGCGGCACAAATGGTAACAGGTTCTTGTTTTTTGTTAGAGGTGGGCAGTAGCAAAATACTGATAGACTGTGGTTTGTTTCAGGGCCCTAAAGAAATTAAAGAACGAAATTACAGAAACTTTCCCATACCTCCCAGCAGCATTGATTTTATTTTACTTACCCATGCCCATATCGATCATAGTGGTTTAATACCTAAGTTAATAAAACATGGTTTTAGCGGTAGAATTATTGCCACTTCGGCCACTGTGGATCTATGTGAAGTAATGCTGCCCGACTGTGGCCATATACAGGAAATGGAATGTGAGCGAAAAAACCGTAAAAATCGACGGTCTGGTCGCAGGTTAATCGAACCCATTTATACCGCTGAAGATGGCGCCAGGGCACTCAGATACTTTGAACGGGTTAAATATGGCGACATTATTCCCATCACGCCGGAAGTGACGGTAAGATTTATCGATGCCGGTCATATTTTTGGCTCTTCTATGATCGAAATTTGGGTAAAGGAAGGCCAAGAAGAAACCAAATTATTATTTTCCGGGGATATAGGCAATTATGATCAGCCCTTTATTAATAACCCATCACTGGTGTTTAATGCTGATTACGTATTTATGGAGTCTACTTACGGCAACAGACGGCATAAAAATAGCCATAATAAGGCTGAAATGTTGGCACAGGCCATTAGGGATACCTATAAAAAGGGCGGTAACTTAGTTATTCCGGCCTTTGCTGTGGGTAGAACCCAGGATATAGTTTATGAAATTGCTGAACTGCAGCGCAACGGAGAGATACCAATACTACCAATTTATATTGATAGTCCAATGGCCATTAGAACCACGCAAATATTTGATCGCCATCCCAACATATATGATACTGAAACCACTCAATTAATTAGTGAAGGTAACCACCCCTTGAGGTTAAAAAATTTAAGTTTTACCATTACAGCAGATGAATCCCGAGAATTAAATATGAAATCTGATTGTAACATAATTATATCTGCCAGTGGCATGTGTGATGCCGGTCGCATAAAACACCACCTGCGTCATAACTTATGGCGACCTGAATCCACCATTCTGATAGTTGGCTATCAAGCCATCGGTACGTTGGGGCGACGTTTGGTTGAGGGTGAAAAACATGTCCGTATTCATGGCGAAGAAGTGGTGGTGCGGGCGGAGATCAGAAATATTGATGGTTATTCGGCCCATGCGGATCAAAACGGTTTGCTGGCATGGCTAAAACACTTTAAAAAGCAACCGCGCAAGGTGTTCTTGGTGCATGGTGAAACTGAAGCGGCAGAGAATCTGGCTGGGTTAATAAAACAACAGCTCAATATTCCGGTGCTGATACCAGAGTATCTGCAGGAAGTGGAACTGACCACCACCGAAATGCTCAATGCAGCCATGCTACAGCAAACCTATCAAACCGTTGCCAACAAACTGGAAAAATACCTGCAGACTGGTGGGCAGCCAGAAAACAACGAAGTATTGTTTAGTCATTTAAAACAGCTGGAACGCTGGTTGGATTCGGCGGTTTAA
- a CDS encoding zinc ribbon domain-containing protein, translating into MPIYEFRCSSCNHKFERLCPMGENGENLKCPSCNAEHPKRVMSGFCADSADSLRGSRGDSCTACTSKNCSACH; encoded by the coding sequence ATGCCAATTTATGAATTTCGTTGTAGTTCATGTAACCATAAATTTGAGCGGTTGTGCCCAATGGGTGAGAATGGAGAAAACTTAAAGTGTCCCAGTTGTAATGCAGAACATCCTAAAAGAGTAATGTCTGGTTTTTGCGCCGACAGTGCCGATTCGCTGCGGGGCAGCAGAGGTGACAGTTGCACCGCCTGCACATCAAAGAATTGTTCTGCTTGCCATTAA
- the pgeF gene encoding peptidoglycan editing factor PgeF, translating into MQQVGEGFVLEKHGPLTFYTIPSFTISNLVVHGFTTRFGGSSDGNYGALNLGLHVGDDPAKVIENRQRVCQALGIDFNNLVAGNQVHGNEVLVVTEEHLGRGRDSIEQALPNVDALITNQVGIPLSSYYADCVPLFFLDPINKVIGLAHAGWQGTVTAIGAKTVAKMNSVYGSKPEDILAGIGPAIGCCCYVVDQHVIHRLKSTFDYWEKVVKPCGDDHWMLDLWETNRRILLDAGLKAENITLAGVCTSCNSDFLFSHRASGGCTGRMASLIMLKQG; encoded by the coding sequence ATGCAGCAGGTGGGAGAGGGTTTTGTGCTGGAAAAACATGGCCCCTTGACTTTTTATACTATACCATCCTTTACCATCAGTAACCTAGTGGTACATGGTTTTACCACTAGGTTTGGTGGCAGCAGTGATGGCAATTATGGCGCATTAAATTTAGGGTTACATGTGGGCGATGACCCAGCAAAGGTAATAGAAAATCGGCAACGGGTTTGTCAAGCACTGGGCATAGATTTTAATAACTTAGTGGCTGGCAACCAGGTTCATGGCAATGAGGTGCTGGTGGTGACCGAGGAACATTTAGGTAGGGGGCGTGATTCCATCGAGCAGGCGTTACCGAATGTTGATGCCTTAATCACCAATCAAGTTGGGATACCGCTATCCAGTTACTACGCTGATTGTGTACCGCTTTTTTTTCTTGATCCGATCAATAAAGTGATTGGATTAGCCCATGCTGGGTGGCAGGGGACGGTAACCGCCATCGGTGCCAAAACTGTGGCTAAAATGAATAGTGTATATGGCAGTAAGCCAGAGGATATTTTAGCCGGCATTGGGCCAGCTATTGGTTGCTGTTGTTATGTGGTGGATCAGCACGTCATCCACAGGTTGAAATCCACCTTTGATTACTGGGAAAAGGTAGTTAAACCCTGTGGTGATGATCATTGGATGCTGGATTTATGGGAAACCAACCGCAGAATTTTGTTAGATGCCGGTTTGAAAGCCGAAAATATTACATTGGCCGGCGTTTGTACATCCTGCAATAGTGATTTTTTGTTTTCACATCGTGCTTCTGGGGGTTGTACCGGAAGAATGGCTTCGTTGATTATGCTTAAACAAGGGTAA
- a CDS encoding YlmC/YmxH family sporulation protein has product MVKISELRTREIINVVDGRRLGVIKDIDINMEDGKISALILPGTGRFMGLWGKDDEFVVPWEKIVKVGMDVILVEVNVMSDRHEYLR; this is encoded by the coding sequence ATGGTTAAAATTTCAGAATTAAGAACCCGGGAAATTATCAACGTGGTGGACGGGCGTAGACTGGGTGTAATTAAAGATATAGACATCAATATGGAGGATGGAAAAATCAGTGCCCTGATACTGCCAGGCACTGGTCGCTTTATGGGACTATGGGGTAAGGATGATGAATTCGTGGTACCTTGGGAAAAAATTGTTAAAGTGGGCATGGACGTAATTCTAGTGGAGGTTAATGTTATGTCCGATAGGCATGAGTACCTAAGATAA
- the splB gene encoding spore photoproduct lyase → MSFIPKRVYFEPDALQYPLGKELYQYFTDIGAEVNQTPSHNRVTAIPGKTPQEAYAEGKRTLVVGVRRSMDFQTCKPSAHFQLPLVTSCPGKCEYCYLATNMGKKPYVRVYVNIEDILNRAKKYIEKRSPEITIFEGAATSDPIAVERYTGALKRTIEFFGQQQLGRFRFVTKFTDVDSLLDVNHNNHTRFRFSLNSAPVIKKYEHGTPDMPQRVEAAGKVAHAGYPLGFIIAPIILEDNWQHDYTELLTALNDQIPAFLKADITFELITHRFTKRAKGIINEVFPSSSLDMDEEKRTVKYGQFGYVKYVYPKETMQEVKEFFTTTIANLFPHSRVEYFV, encoded by the coding sequence TTGTCCTTTATTCCAAAACGGGTATATTTTGAACCCGACGCATTGCAATATCCATTGGGCAAGGAACTGTATCAATATTTTACCGATATTGGCGCTGAGGTGAACCAAACCCCTTCCCATAACCGAGTCACTGCTATTCCGGGGAAAACACCACAAGAGGCCTATGCAGAAGGCAAACGTACGTTGGTTGTAGGTGTGCGACGCAGCATGGATTTTCAAACTTGTAAACCTTCAGCCCATTTTCAGCTACCGCTGGTCACCAGTTGCCCAGGGAAATGCGAATATTGTTATTTAGCTACCAACATGGGTAAAAAGCCTTATGTTAGGGTTTATGTCAATATTGAAGACATATTGAACCGGGCTAAAAAGTACATTGAGAAACGCAGTCCAGAAATAACTATATTTGAGGGAGCAGCCACCTCTGACCCCATTGCTGTTGAACGCTATACCGGTGCACTCAAAAGGACCATTGAATTTTTTGGTCAACAGCAGTTAGGGAGATTTAGATTTGTCACTAAGTTTACCGATGTGGATTCACTGCTGGATGTTAACCACAATAACCACACCCGGTTTCGCTTCAGCCTTAACAGTGCACCGGTAATCAAAAAGTATGAGCACGGCACCCCTGACATGCCCCAAAGGGTGGAAGCGGCTGGCAAAGTAGCCCACGCCGGTTACCCACTGGGATTTATCATCGCCCCGATTATATTAGAAGACAATTGGCAACATGACTATACCGAACTACTAACTGCTTTAAATGATCAAATACCTGCCTTTTTAAAGGCAGATATCACCTTTGAATTAATCACCCATCGCTTTACCAAACGGGCCAAGGGTATAATTAATGAAGTATTCCCCAGTTCCAGCTTGGATATGGACGAAGAAAAAAGAACTGTTAAGTACGGTCAATTTGGTTATGTCAAATATGTCTACCCCAAAGAGACGATGCAAGAGGTTAAGGAATTTTTTACCACCACCATTGCCAATTTATTTCCCCATTCCAGAGTGGAGTACTTTGTTTAG